From Novosphingobium sp. 9, the proteins below share one genomic window:
- a CDS encoding TonB-dependent hemoglobin/transferrin/lactoferrin family receptor → MLRNDFAGRAQRHVAFSGAVRSSVALLALTSALGLAHAAYAQQQDDSGSVQLGTLSVDGQQESVVVAGNGFEQLGKPEVLTTKTDLKTLQRLQTDSVEDYTRRIDAGVTVNGNNGSFAIRGLDADRVQTTVDGVRLPWLSDGARGVEGGSMAFDFDGLVGIDVVKSADSSVFGTGAFGGVVALRTLDPEDLLTDGKTQGGLSRVTYDSASDSIIMNQSVALRHGNTMLLVQGGYRNGEETKNKGDVGGTGATRTDKNPANYDQGSLLVKLRQYLPGGHRLGLEGELFSRNYDEDTLTSVGSTYSAYTTQEKTGRKRLSGTWDYTSEGDSLIEDAHLLGYWQRATLETYTMADRLTAPVGEYDRDSTLRQTTFGGKGSVTARIATGAITQHVSLAGELYGTRTHQYATGSDTCASNPSACTYYHINQSDMPDVSGTDLGVILQDRIVVGEEGRLRVTPGIRFDYYKRTPHDTAAYQANDSYEGLPAGSSDSHWSPKILAEYDVLPKLTVYGQWSEAFRAPSATELYLSYGGSGTYVSVGDPDLKPETSKGWEAGVKYGDGERGLKVSYYDNRYRNFIDTITTTAAAAGLDGNYPWGVYLYVNRQHVRIRGVEAEAHWAFSKAWRVWGSFAYADGKDTDEDVHLNSVAPIKGVLGVGYTGDGFGADLTGTAAGKRDKVETPTSDLNKTPSYQVVDLSAWWQPWFAKPVRITAGVYNLFNETWYNALDIPDNGSVQQGYYSQPGRTFKASVIVNY, encoded by the coding sequence ATGTTGCGCAATGATTTCGCTGGCCGCGCCCAGCGCCATGTCGCCTTTTCCGGCGCTGTCCGCAGTTCCGTCGCGCTGCTGGCGCTGACGAGCGCGCTGGGCCTTGCCCATGCCGCCTATGCCCAGCAGCAGGACGACAGCGGTTCGGTCCAGCTCGGCACGCTTTCGGTCGATGGACAGCAGGAGTCCGTCGTTGTCGCGGGCAACGGCTTCGAGCAGCTCGGCAAGCCCGAGGTGCTGACCACCAAGACCGATCTCAAGACGCTCCAGCGCCTGCAGACCGACAGCGTGGAGGATTACACCCGCCGCATCGATGCGGGCGTGACGGTGAACGGCAACAACGGCTCGTTCGCGATCCGTGGCCTCGATGCCGACCGGGTGCAGACCACGGTCGACGGCGTGCGTCTGCCCTGGCTGAGCGACGGCGCGCGCGGTGTCGAGGGGGGCTCGATGGCCTTCGACTTCGACGGGCTGGTCGGCATCGACGTTGTCAAGAGCGCGGATTCAAGCGTGTTCGGCACCGGGGCCTTCGGTGGCGTGGTGGCGCTGCGCACGCTCGATCCCGAGGATCTGCTGACCGATGGCAAGACGCAAGGGGGCCTCTCACGCGTTACTTATGACAGCGCCAGCGACAGCATCATCATGAACCAGTCGGTCGCGCTGCGCCACGGCAACACGATGCTGCTGGTTCAGGGCGGCTATCGCAACGGCGAGGAGACGAAGAACAAGGGCGATGTCGGCGGCACCGGCGCCACCCGGACCGACAAGAACCCGGCGAACTACGATCAGGGCAGCCTGCTGGTGAAGCTGCGTCAGTACCTTCCCGGCGGCCATCGCCTTGGGCTGGAAGGCGAACTGTTCTCGCGCAATTATGACGAGGACACGCTGACCTCGGTCGGCAGCACCTACAGTGCGTACACCACGCAGGAGAAGACCGGGCGCAAGCGCCTGTCGGGCACCTGGGACTATACCTCGGAAGGCGACAGCCTGATCGAGGACGCGCACCTGCTCGGCTACTGGCAGCGCGCCACGCTGGAAACCTACACTATGGCCGATCGCCTGACCGCTCCGGTGGGCGAATACGACCGCGATTCCACGCTGCGCCAGACCACGTTCGGCGGCAAGGGTTCGGTGACGGCGCGCATCGCTACCGGCGCCATCACGCAGCATGTTTCGCTGGCGGGCGAATTGTACGGCACGCGCACGCACCAGTATGCGACGGGATCGGATACCTGTGCGAGCAACCCTTCCGCCTGCACCTATTACCACATCAATCAGTCGGATATGCCCGATGTTAGCGGAACGGATCTGGGTGTGATCCTGCAGGATCGCATCGTGGTGGGCGAGGAAGGCCGCCTGCGCGTGACGCCGGGCATCCGCTTCGATTACTACAAGCGGACGCCGCATGACACCGCCGCCTATCAGGCGAACGATTCCTATGAGGGGCTTCCGGCAGGTTCCAGCGATTCGCACTGGTCGCCCAAAATCCTGGCCGAATACGACGTGCTGCCCAAGCTGACCGTCTACGGGCAATGGTCCGAGGCGTTCCGTGCCCCGTCAGCGACCGAGTTGTACCTCTCCTACGGCGGCAGCGGCACCTATGTCAGCGTCGGCGATCCCGACCTGAAGCCCGAAACCAGCAAGGGCTGGGAAGCGGGCGTGAAGTACGGCGACGGCGAGCGCGGGCTGAAGGTCAGCTACTACGACAACCGCTATCGCAACTTTATCGACACGATCACGACCACCGCTGCGGCGGCGGGGCTGGATGGCAATTATCCCTGGGGCGTTTATCTTTACGTCAACCGTCAGCACGTCCGCATCCGCGGCGTCGAGGCCGAGGCGCACTGGGCCTTCTCGAAGGCGTGGCGCGTGTGGGGCTCGTTCGCCTATGCCGACGGCAAGGACACCGACGAGGATGTCCACCTCAACTCTGTCGCGCCGATCAAGGGCGTGCTGGGCGTGGGCTATACCGGCGACGGCTTCGGCGCGGACCTGACCGGCACCGCTGCGGGCAAGCGCGACAAGGTGGAGACGCCGACCTCGGACCTCAACAAGACGCCCAGCTATCAGGTGGTCGACCTTTCGGCCTGGTGGCAGCCGTGGTTCGCCAAGCCGGTGCGCATTACCGCCGGTGTCTACAACCTGTTCAACGAGACCTGGTACAATGCGCTGGATATTCCCGATAACGGCAGTGTGCAGCAGGGGTATTATTCGCAGCCCGGCCGCACTTTCAAGGCGAGCGTGATCGTCAATTACTGA